A window of the Hevea brasiliensis isolate MT/VB/25A 57/8 chromosome 6, ASM3005281v1, whole genome shotgun sequence genome harbors these coding sequences:
- the LOC110632019 gene encoding FCS-Like Zinc finger 10 produces the protein MFKLMADSASESHCQFDASSLRHISSSFFNFPGFFVGFGSRGSSDSDSIRSPKSPLDFSFFSNLSNPFSHKSPRFPTQDGHQKKWDCSKVGLSIINLLVDETKSTGEVLSSPKRKNIIFGSQVKTGYSVSLPRDYMLLLPSQTKTHNPKLGKSDSDSLFGNDRVQMEPKPFEISSPISLSPNSPLSSKKFCSENRTNTVTSLSLFSGEGARTDNSLESKSSSLPVPIGSSHGYVGSISAREIELSEDYTCIISYGPNPKTTHIFGDCILECHTNELFNFDKTQNLGSELPQEANCLEGPTPYPSDKFLSFCYSCKKVLEKGDDIYIYRGEKAFCSFDCRCEEIFVEDETEKTCNASPKSSPASSYDEDLFLTNVPIVI, from the exons ATGTTCAAACTAATGGCTGATTCTGCTTCAGAATCCCATTGCCAATTTGATGCTTCTAGCCTGAGACACATAAGCAGCTCATTTTTCAATTTTCCTGGTTTCTTTGTGGGGTTCGGTTCTAGAGGTTCATCAGATTCTGACTCAATTAGGAGCCCTAAATCTCCTCTTGACTTCAGTTTTTTCTCCAATCTTAGCAACCCATTTAGCCACAAGTCTCCAAGATTTCCAACCCAGGATGGCCATCAAAAGAAATGGGATTGCAGTAAAGTAGGTCTCAGCATCATAAATTTACTTGTTGATGAAACCAAATCAACTGGTGAAGTTCTTAGTTCACCAAAGAGGAAGAATATAATATTTGGATCACAGGTGAAGACTGGCTACTCTGTATCTTTGCCAAGAGACTACATGCTTTTGCTACCATCACAAACCAAAACTCATAACCCCAAATTAGGTAAATCTGATTCTGATTCTCTCTTTGGGAATGATAGAGTCCAGATGGAACCTAAACCCTTTGAAATTTCTTCTCCAATTAGCTTATCCCCCAATTCCCCTTTGAGTTCTAAAAAGTTTTGTTCAGAGAATAGAACTAATACTGTAACAAGTTTATCACTGTTTAGTGGTGAAGGTGCACGAACTGATAATTCTTTGGAAAGCAAATCAAGTTCGCTTCCAGTACCCATTGGTTCTAGCCATGGGTATGTAGGTTCTATCTCTGCACGTGAGATTGAGCTTTCTGAGGATTATACTTGTATAATTTCCTATGGTCCAAACCCTAAAACAACTCACATTTTTGGTGACTGTATTTTGGAATGTCACACAAATGAGTTGTTCAATTTTGACAAGACACAAAATCTGGGGTCTGAATTGCCTCAAGAGGCTAATTGCCTGGAGGGTCCAACTCCTTATCCATCTGATAAGTTTTTGAGTTTCTGTTATTCTTGCAAAAAAGTGTTGGAGAAAGGAGATGACATTTATATCTACAG AGGTGAGAAAGCATTTTGCAGTTTTGATTGCCGTTGTGAAGAAATTTTTGTCGAGGATGAAACAGAGAAAACTTGTAATGCTTCCCCCAAAAGCTCTCCTGCGTCCAGCTATGATGAAGATCTTTTCCTAACAAATGTGCCCATTGTTATATAA
- the LOC110632021 gene encoding heat shock 70 kDa protein 14 — protein MSVVGFDFGNDNSVVAVARQRGIDVVLNDESKRETPSIVCFGDKQRFIGTAGAASIMMNPKNSISQIKRLIGRQFSDPELQKDLKSFPFAVTEGPDGFPLIHARYLGEVKTFTPTQVLGMVLSNLKCIAEKNLNAAVVDCCIGIPAYFTDLQRRAVLDAATIAGLHPLRLIHETTATALAYGIYKTDLPENDQLNVAFVDIGDASMQVCIAGFKKGQLRILAHSYDRTLGGRDFDEVLFHHFAAKFKEEYKIDVFQNARACLRLRAACEKLKKVLSANPEAPLNIECLMDEKDVRGFIKRDEFEQICVPILERVKRPLEKALQDAKLTVDNVHMVEVVGSSSRIPAIIKILTEFFGKEPRRTMNASECVARGCALQCAILSPTFKVREFQVHESFPFSVALSWKGAAPDSQNGAADNQQSTIVFPKGNPIPSIKALTFYRSGTFTIDVQYADVSELQVPAKISTYTIGPFQSSSSERAKVKVKVRLNLHGIMSVESATLLEEEEVEVPVTKEPTKEATKMDTDEAPGDAAPPSSNEADVSMQDAKGTAEASGVENGVPESGDKPTQMETETKVEAPKKKVKKTNIPVAELVYGGMPPADVQKAIEKEFEMALQDRVMEETKDRKNAVEAYVYDMRNKLCDKYQEFVTDPEREEFTTKLQEVEDWLYEDGEDETKGVYIAKLEELKNQGDPIEERYREYTDRGSVIDQLAYCINSYREAAMSSDPKFDHIDLAEKQKVLNECVEAEAWLREKRQQQDSLPKYATPVLLSADVRRKAEAVDRFCRPIMTKPKPAKPSSPETPATPPPQGSEQQPQGGDANAGANENTGAGNNEVPPASGEPMDTEKSDSPTA, from the exons atgagtGTGGTTGGATTTGATTTTGGCAATGACAACAGCGTTGTAGCTGTTGCACGGCAAAGAGGGATTGATGTTGTGCTTAATGATGAATCAAAGCGTGAAACCCCTTCTATTGTGTGCTTCGGAGACAAACAGCGATTCATTGGGACTGCAGGAGCTGCCTCAATTATGATGAACCCCAAAAACTCCATATCTCAGATTAAGCGGCTAATTGGCCGCCAATTCTCTGATCCTGAGTTGCAAAAGGATCTCAAGTCATTTCCCTTTGCTGTAACTGAAGGTCCTGATGGGTTCCCTTTGATTCATGCACGGTACTTAGGTGAAGTGAAGACATTTACGCCAACGCAAGTTTTGGGCATGGTGTTGTCAAATTTGAAATGCATAGCTGAGAAGAATCTAAATGCAGCAGTGGTGGATTGCTGCATTGGAATTCCAGCTTATTTCACTGACCTCCAAAGAAGGGCTGTTTTGGATGCAGCCACCATTGCAGGACTGCATCCTCTTCGTTTGATTCATGAAACCACAGCTACAGCATTGGCATATGGTATTTATAAGACTGATCTGCCTGAGAATGATCAATTGAATGTTGCTTTTGTTGACATTGGAGATGCAAGTATGCAAGTGTGCATTGCTGGATTCAAAAAAGGCCAACTCAGGATTTTGGCTCATTCTTACGATCGGACTCTGGGCGGTAGAGATTTTGATGAGGTTCTGTTTCATCACTTTGCTGCTAAGTTCAAGGAAGAGTATAAGATTGATGTTTTCCAGAATGCAAGGGCTTGTCTTAGGCTTAGAGCTGCTTGTGAGAAGCTAAAGAAGGTTCTTAGTGCCAACCCTGAGGCACCTCTGAATATTGAATGCTTAATGGATGAGAAGGATGTTAGAGGCTTCATTAAGAGAGATGAGTTTGAGCAGATTTGTGTTCCAATTTTGGAACGTGTTAAAAGGCCTTTGGAGAAGGCACTTCAAGATGCTAAGTTGACAGTTGATAATGTGCACATGGTTGAGGTGGTTGGTTCTAGCTCTCGCATACCTGCCATAATCAAGATCTTGACCGAGTTCTTTGGGAAGGAGCCTAGGCGTACTATGAATGCCAGTGAGTGTGTTGCCAGGGGATGTGCTTTGCAGTGTGCCATTCTCAGTCCCACTTTCAAAGTGAGAGAGTTCCAG GTCCATGAGAGCTTCCCATTTTCAGTTGCTTTATCATGGAAAGGTGCTGCACCAGATTCGCAGAATGGAGCAGCAGATAATCAGCAAAGCACTATTGTCTTTCCCAAGGGAAATCCCATACCCAGTATAAAGGCTTTGACATTCTACAGGTCAGGGACATTCACCATCGATGTACAATATGCTGATGTGAGCGAACTGCAGGTGCCTGCTAAGATCAGTACGTATACG ATTGGTCCTTTCCAATCTTCATCAAGTGAGAGAGCAAAAGTGAAGGTGAAAGTTCGCCTAAATCTGCATGGAATTATGTCTGTTGAGTCAGCAACG CTTTTGGAGGAAGAAGAGGTTGAAGTTCCTGTCACAAAAGAGCCAACAAAGGAAGCTACCAAGATGGACACTGATGAAGCACCTGGTGATGCTGCTCCTCCCAGTAGTAATGAGGCTGATGTCAGTATGCAAGATGCTAAAGGAACTGCTGAAGCTTCTGGGGTTGAAAATGGTGTTCCTGAATCTGGGGACAAGCCCACACAAATGGAAACCGAGACCAAG GTTGAGGCTCCAAAGAAGAAAGTAAAGAAGACAAATATACCTGTTGCAGAACTAGTTTATGGTGGAATGCCCCCAGCAGATGTGCAGAAAGCAATAGAAAAGGAGTTTGAAATGGCATTGCAAGATCGGGTTATGGAAGAAACCAAAGACAGGAAAAATGCTGTGGAAGCCTATGTCTATGATATGAGGAACAAG CTTTGTGACAAATATCAGGAGTTTGTTACGGACCCAGAGAGGGAAGAATTCACAACCAAGCTGCAGGAGGTTGAAGACTGGTTGTATGAAGATGGTGAGGATGAAACCAAAGGTGTTTACATTGCCAAGCTTGAAGAGCTCAAAAAC CAAGGTGATCCCATTGAAGAGCGCTACAGAGAGTACACAGATAGGGGATCAGTAATCGATCAACTTGCTTATTGTATCAATAGTTACAGAGAGGCTGCAATGTCCAGTGATCCTAAATTTGATCACATTGACCTTGCTGAGAAGCAGAAG GTATTGAATGAGTGTGTAGAAGCAGAAGCCTGGTTAAGAGAGAAAAGGCAGCAGCAGGACTCGCTTCCTAAATATGCCACTCCAGTTCTATTGTCAGCTGATGTGAGAAGGAAAGCAGAAGCGGTTGACCG GTTCTGTAGGCCGATAATGACGAAACCAAAACCAGCTAAACCATCTAGTCCTGAAACACCGGCAACACCTCCTCCGCAGGGAAGTGAACAGCAACCACAGGGTGGAGATGCCAATGCTGGTGCCAATGAGAACACAGGAGCTGGCAACAATGAGGTTCCACCAGCATCTGGAGAACCAATGGACACTGAAAAGTCAGACAGCCCAACTGCATAA
- the LOC110632020 gene encoding trihelix transcription factor ENAP1, whose product MDDTEDDARYPPNPYGVNHQQGYGSSNRQKLPVKNAPYSRTVGNQYVDVDEEDENEEEEEEDEEELGKDYRENNQNNGIRYVGKDVDDGEEDEDDDDDEDPDVDEEEEEEEEEEDEEGNQKNYSRRIDDVDLEKHPKKRKLKSLVSSYEFAPRVPAPPVTTSSAPKPSFAGRNPLTDWTEHETFVLLDAWGDKFLQRGRKSLRSEEWQEVAEKVSEVSKIERTDTQCRNRLDTLKKKYKKEKISLAETGGNSSTWVYFKKMDMLMSTSAQQGGLSCGVDSGEYVFMNPRVYLNRANGLDEMRDSPGNSESADEAEDDSDGLPPKKRKSGRDRSERSSFRLLAVADSIQKFSEIYEKIENNKRQQMLELEKMRMDFHRDLEMQKRQIMERAQAEIAKIRQGDDDENDLSADNASG is encoded by the coding sequence ATGGATGACACTGAGGATGATGCAAGGTACCCCCCAAACCCATATGGTGTGAATCACCAGCAGGGTTATGGTTCTTCAAATCGACAAAAACTTCCTGTGAAGAATGCTCCATATTCCAGGACAGTTGGTAATCAATATGTTGATGTTGATGAAGAAGAcgagaatgaagaagaagaagaagaagatgaagaggagtTGGGAAAAGACTATAGAGAGAATAATCAAAATAATGGTATCCGGTATGTGGGAAAAGATGTGGATGATGGTGAGGAGGATGAGGATGACGATGATGATGAGGATCCAGAtgttgatgaagaagaagaagaagaagaagaagaagaggatgaGGAGGGCAATCAAAAGAATTATAGCAGGAGGATTGATGATGTTGATTTGGAAAAGCATCCTAAAAAACGAAAGCTAAAAAGCTTAGTTTCAAGCTATGAATTTGCTCCTCGTGTCCCGGCACCTCCTGTTACAACCTCATCAGCTCCAAAACCCTCATTTGCTGGGCGTAATCCACTCACTGATTGGACTGAGCATGAAACTTTTGTTTTGCTGGATGCTTGGGGTGATAAATTTTTGCAACGTGGGAGGAAGAGTCTTCGTTCTGAGGAATGGCAAGAAGTTGCAGAGAAGGTATCAGAGGTATCAAAGATTGAGAGAACAGACACGCAATGTAGGAATCGTTTGGATACATTGAAAAAGAAGTACAAAAAGGAGAAGATTAGTCTAGCAGAGACAGGTGGCAATAGTAGCACATGGGTTTATTTCAAGAAGATGGATATGCTAATGTCAACATCTGCACAGCAAGGCGGGCTTTCATGTGGGGTGGACTCAGGAGAGTATGTGTTCATGAACCCTAGAGTATACCTAAACCGTGCAAATGGGTTGGATGAGATGAGGGATAGTCCAGGCAATTCAGAATCAGCTGATGAGGCAGAGGATGATTCAGATGGACTTCCACCAAAGAAGAGAAAGTCTGGAAGGGACCGCAGTGAAAGATCCTCATTTAGATTGCTGGCAGTGGCAGATTCTATTCAGAAATTTAGTGAGATATATGAGAAGATCGAGAATAATAAAAGGCAGCAGATGTTGGAACTAGAGAAGATGAGGATGGATTTCCATAGGGATTTAGAAATGCAGAAAAGACAGATAATGGAGAGAGCACAGGCTGAAATAGCTAAAATTCGGCAGGGTGATGATGATGAGAATGATCTTTCTGCTGATAATGCCAGTGGATAA